The sequence GAATTTGGCGCCAAATTATATGTCCCCAAGCTTCCAGCAGTAGAATGTATACAGGAGAATTCCTGCAATGAAAAATAACAGCGATATTGCGATAGTCAGTATGATATTTAAGACGGACAGGGGATTATAGCCTATATCTCCTATAAGGTAAGTGATAATTATAGAATTCGTGGAAGACATCGGCCATATCCGGGCAAACTTCTGAAGTACAGGTGGCAGCATTGCATACTGGAAAAAGATCCCTGAAATTGCTGATGTTACAACTGCAATTCCTACACCTGTCATTATGGAACCCTGAACACTCTTTATAAGAGAACCAATAATCAGCCCTATACCTGCAGATGCAATAGTTCCAAGCATTAAAAATCCCAATGATTTTAAAAGTCCCGTTAAACTAATATTAAATCTGGCGC is a genomic window of Actinomycetota bacterium containing:
- a CDS encoding ABC transporter permease produces the protein ARFNISLTGLLKSLGFLMLGTIASAGIGLIIGSLIKSVQGSIMTGVGIAVVTSAISGIFFQYAMLPPVLQKFARIWPMSSTNSIIITYLIGDIGYNPLSVLNIILTIAISLLFFIAGILLYTFYCWKLGDI